One Sodalinema gerasimenkoae IPPAS B-353 DNA segment encodes these proteins:
- a CDS encoding CAP domain-containing protein, with amino-acid sequence MRTGVLGLILLLTASLTGGCHLMETSIGELSQGGQVLTATPEEDLRALEVAAHDQVNAYRQGQGLSPLELDERISAIARYHSQKMASGEVPFSHDGVEDRYAAIGDVIPYRQVAENVAYNFGYSDPVEKAVEGWIESPGHEQNMSGNYEISGMGIAVNAEGEYYFTQLFVRPR; translated from the coding sequence ATGAGAACGGGTGTATTGGGATTGATACTGCTGCTGACGGCATCTCTAACGGGGGGATGTCATCTAATGGAAACCTCCATTGGCGAACTCTCCCAAGGGGGTCAGGTTCTGACAGCGACCCCTGAGGAAGACCTTCGGGCCCTGGAGGTAGCGGCCCATGACCAAGTCAATGCCTATCGCCAGGGTCAGGGATTATCCCCCCTCGAACTCGATGAACGCATCAGTGCGATCGCCCGCTATCACTCCCAGAAGATGGCCTCGGGCGAGGTTCCCTTCAGTCATGACGGAGTCGAAGACCGCTATGCAGCCATTGGAGACGTGATACCCTATCGCCAAGTCGCCGAAAATGTCGCCTATAACTTTGGCTATTCTGACCCCGTTGAGAAAGCCGTTGAAGGCTGGATCGAAAGTCCCGGCCATGAACAAAATATGAGCGGGAACTATGAAATCAGTGGCATGGGAATTGCCGTTAATGCTGAAGGAGAATACTACTTCACACAGCTTTTTGTCCGTCCTCGTTAG